Proteins encoded in a region of the Anopheles ziemanni chromosome 2, idAnoZiCoDA_A2_x.2, whole genome shotgun sequence genome:
- the LOC131284443 gene encoding uncharacterized protein LOC131284443 isoform X2 — translation MARDVSYVSIKSRSKPVIFVHSLVSNRFTRKYGILSLLLLATLGVLFYRRVLFQKYIHETLPLYQRSVSLVFGNESWAQKENGAGWNDRWLPIGDPEKKFKIYSAYFDPRLEIVESYVVPDGFLPFGSVRIFAILPYKVRKSDVFCNFRSDNTFTAQHRADEVEAIHEHWNMEFAATYVICKLAGNVSKRTARLPDEVALSYHDEPSMREATTFVRIKYPTGTDMLHRAAPPRSLAVCVGPLHHDFSNALRVVEFFEYYKLNGAERFYVYNKSATAEVNEVLRHYEASGLVEVLDWHFEGYAFESELRYEGIFVALNDCLYRSTVAGGFQYSAIVDFDELLFPAGDEETLLEYLQANDRYDVHSFNFQGVFFYDIYPPDFSRVPAWANNTYLYTEVRNVRTKNPLLHHNRSKYVLKGRNVLEAGNHQVWTAVRDTREYPVPESEGLLMHYRDGNLGYDYENIVSDNRIRDRFGYTIWRVVNDQCGHIFPTTGVCPLGPVNYKQTGSAQ, via the exons ATGGCACGGGATGTGTCATACGTGTCGATAAAATCACGTTCCAAGCCGGTGATCTTTGTGCACTCATTAGTTTCGAACCGGTTTACGCGAAAATATGGCATCCTCTCGCTGTTGCTCCTGGCAACGCTCGGCGTGCTCTTCTACCGAAGGGTTCTATTT CAAAAATACATACACGAAACACTGCCGCTGTATCAACGATCCGTTTCGCTGGTGTTTGGAAACGAAAGCTGGGCGCAAAAGGAGAACGGAGCGGGTTGGAACGACCGATGGTTACCGATAGGTGATCCGGAAAAGAAATTTAAGATATATTCCGCCTACTTTGATCCCCGGCTGGAGATTGTTG AATCGTACGTTGTTCCCGATGGCTTCCTTCCGTTCGGTAGTGTTCGTATATTTGCGATATTACCGTACAAGGTACGAAAATCGGATGTCTTTTGCAACTTTAG GTCCGATAACACCTTTACCGCGCAGCATCGGGCGGACGAGGTGGAGGCGATACACGAGCACTGGAACATGGAGTTTGCCGCTACATATGTGATATGTAAATTGGCCGGAAATGTCAGCAAGCGTACCGCCCGGTTGCCGGATGAGGTAGCTTTAAGCTATCACGATGAGCCTAGCATGCGTGAAGCCACCACGTTCGTTCGCATCAA GTACCCCACGGGAACGGATATGCTGCATCGCGCAGCTCCCCCCCGGTCGCTGGCCGTGTGTGTCGGTCCACTGCATCATGATTTTTCCAACGCGCTGCGAGTGGTGGAATTTTTCGAATACTACAAACTGAATGGTGCCGAACGGTTCTACGTGTACAACAAGTCGGCCACGGCAGAGGTGAATGAGGTACTCCGGCATTACGAGGCCAGCGGGTTGGTCGAGGTGTTGGATTGGCATTTTGAAG GATACGCGTTCGAGAGCGAACTGCGGTATGAAGGCATCTTTGTGGCGCTGAACGATTGCCTCTACCGCTCCACGGTGGCCGGTGGCTTCCAGTACAGTGCGATTGTCGACTTCGATGAGCTGCTGTTCCCGGCCGGCGATGAAGAAACGCTGCTCGAGTACCTGCAAGCAAACGACCGGTACGACGTACACTCgttcaactttcaaggtgTGTTTTTCTACGATATCTACCCCCCGGACTTCTCTCGTGTACCGGCGTGGGCAAACAATACCTACCTCTACACCGAAGTGCGCAATGTGCGGACGAAAAACCCCCTGCTGCACCACAATCGCAGCAAGTATGTGCTGAAGGGTCGGAACGTGCTGGAGGCAGGCAACCATCAGGTGTGGACGGCGGTCCGAG ATACCCGCGAGTACCCCGTTCCAGAAAGTGAAGGATTGTTGATGCACTACCGCGACGGTAACCTTGGTTACGATTATGAAAATATCGTGAGTGATAAT
- the LOC131284443 gene encoding uncharacterized protein LOC131284443 isoform X1, translating to MARDVSYVSIKSRSKPVIFVHSLVSNRFTRKYGILSLLLLATLGVLFYRRVLFPCSVSQQKYIHETLPLYQRSVSLVFGNESWAQKENGAGWNDRWLPIGDPEKKFKIYSAYFDPRLEIVESYVVPDGFLPFGSVRIFAILPYKVRKSDVFCNFRSDNTFTAQHRADEVEAIHEHWNMEFAATYVICKLAGNVSKRTARLPDEVALSYHDEPSMREATTFVRIKYPTGTDMLHRAAPPRSLAVCVGPLHHDFSNALRVVEFFEYYKLNGAERFYVYNKSATAEVNEVLRHYEASGLVEVLDWHFEGYAFESELRYEGIFVALNDCLYRSTVAGGFQYSAIVDFDELLFPAGDEETLLEYLQANDRYDVHSFNFQGVFFYDIYPPDFSRVPAWANNTYLYTEVRNVRTKNPLLHHNRSKYVLKGRNVLEAGNHQVWTAVRDTREYPVPESEGLLMHYRDGNLGYDYENIVSDNRIRDRFGYTIWRVVNDQCGHIFPTTGVCPLGPVNYKQTGSAQ from the exons ATGGCACGGGATGTGTCATACGTGTCGATAAAATCACGTTCCAAGCCGGTGATCTTTGTGCACTCATTAGTTTCGAACCGGTTTACGCGAAAATATGGCATCCTCTCGCTGTTGCTCCTGGCAACGCTCGGCGTGCTCTTCTACCGAAGGGTTCTATTT CCTTGTTCCGTTTCGCAGCAAAAATACATACACGAAACACTGCCGCTGTATCAACGATCCGTTTCGCTGGTGTTTGGAAACGAAAGCTGGGCGCAAAAGGAGAACGGAGCGGGTTGGAACGACCGATGGTTACCGATAGGTGATCCGGAAAAGAAATTTAAGATATATTCCGCCTACTTTGATCCCCGGCTGGAGATTGTTG AATCGTACGTTGTTCCCGATGGCTTCCTTCCGTTCGGTAGTGTTCGTATATTTGCGATATTACCGTACAAGGTACGAAAATCGGATGTCTTTTGCAACTTTAG GTCCGATAACACCTTTACCGCGCAGCATCGGGCGGACGAGGTGGAGGCGATACACGAGCACTGGAACATGGAGTTTGCCGCTACATATGTGATATGTAAATTGGCCGGAAATGTCAGCAAGCGTACCGCCCGGTTGCCGGATGAGGTAGCTTTAAGCTATCACGATGAGCCTAGCATGCGTGAAGCCACCACGTTCGTTCGCATCAA GTACCCCACGGGAACGGATATGCTGCATCGCGCAGCTCCCCCCCGGTCGCTGGCCGTGTGTGTCGGTCCACTGCATCATGATTTTTCCAACGCGCTGCGAGTGGTGGAATTTTTCGAATACTACAAACTGAATGGTGCCGAACGGTTCTACGTGTACAACAAGTCGGCCACGGCAGAGGTGAATGAGGTACTCCGGCATTACGAGGCCAGCGGGTTGGTCGAGGTGTTGGATTGGCATTTTGAAG GATACGCGTTCGAGAGCGAACTGCGGTATGAAGGCATCTTTGTGGCGCTGAACGATTGCCTCTACCGCTCCACGGTGGCCGGTGGCTTCCAGTACAGTGCGATTGTCGACTTCGATGAGCTGCTGTTCCCGGCCGGCGATGAAGAAACGCTGCTCGAGTACCTGCAAGCAAACGACCGGTACGACGTACACTCgttcaactttcaaggtgTGTTTTTCTACGATATCTACCCCCCGGACTTCTCTCGTGTACCGGCGTGGGCAAACAATACCTACCTCTACACCGAAGTGCGCAATGTGCGGACGAAAAACCCCCTGCTGCACCACAATCGCAGCAAGTATGTGCTGAAGGGTCGGAACGTGCTGGAGGCAGGCAACCATCAGGTGTGGACGGCGGTCCGAG ATACCCGCGAGTACCCCGTTCCAGAAAGTGAAGGATTGTTGATGCACTACCGCGACGGTAACCTTGGTTACGATTATGAAAATATCGTGAGTGATAAT